The genomic segment GTAGCCCGGGAGAGATTCGAACTCTCGTCAAGGGCTCCAGAGGCCCTCATGCTTGACCGCTACACCACCGGGCTTTCACTTATCATTAGAACACTAAAAGTTCTCTGTAATAACTTTAATGTCGAACAAAAAAGAAAAATGTGGGAATTATTTTTTTATTTTCATTGCTTCTTCGACGCAATAGCATTCTTGACTGCTTGGGTTCCATTCTTCGCAGCGCCAGAGCGTCTGCACCACAGGATTTAGGTTTTTGGAAAAGCGTCGCATGCAGAAAACTTGGTTGGGATAATTATACGCGTTGTGGTTGCCACAGTTTCCACAGAACTTCTGTTTCTCCTTCGCCATTTAGCTTCCTCCAACTCCGACGCTTCTACGTTTTAGGTATGGCACTCGCTTGAAGTCTTCGCCCAATCTTTCGAGAACCGAAGCAACCATAATTGGAAAGACTATCATTGCATCGCCTATAACCATGACCTTATCCGCCTTTTCTTTCACTTTCCCCCAGCTAACCGTCTCTTCCAATGTTGAGCCAGAAAGCCCGCCAGTTTCTGGACGATCCATCGTTATTATCACAGCGTAATCCATGCCTTTTTTGGACGCAAGCGCAGCTGATTGCACAGTGTTTCTGGGTACCCCGCCGCCAATTACTATCATACCGTTTTTTGGAGAGCTCTTACAGATATTGCATATTTCTGGCACATCCTTGAAGGCGTTTACTACCAATTTTTTAGGATTATTTTTTCGTGAAGAATGAAGCCAGTATATGAATCCAAATTCTGCGTCGCGAACTGCAGGAAGGAATATCGGCACTTTCGCTTCGTATGCCGCTCGCAAAATAGAGTTTGGGTCGTTGAGTCTTTTGCCTAATTCCCATGCGAATTCGTTTGAGGATAAGCCTTCACGGTCATTTTCAGCGGCTATTTCATCGTATATTTCCACAAGTTTGTAGTCTAATTTTACGAAGTCTTCTTCGGGCACAAAAACATCGTAGATGCGGTATATATGATACTTGTACAGCATATTGTCGTCCACATTCCAATGTCCCTTATAATGATGCCCGCCAAGAGCTTCTATTGCATCATGCACCATGTTTGCTCCAGTGCTCACAACCACATCAACAAGTCTCTCGTGAATTAAATCTGCAACAAGCGAACGCATCCCAGCAGGAACAACAGCACCAGCTAAAGCCAAAAATACTGTGCATTCCTTGTCGCGTAACATGCGCTCGTAAATATCACATGCCGTTGAAAGTCTTCCAGCACCAAACGAGCCCGAATTTTGAAATTGACGGATCAGCTGGTCAATGGTTAGTTTTCCATTGATTTTTATGTGCTTTACTGGTTCGAGAAGAAAATCTCGCCTCCGAATCAATTTCTTCACTTGGCTTTCTTTTTCTTGTTAATTAAAGAAAAGTTTTTCTATAGAAAAGAAAATTAGCCAAAATAATTATACCCTTAACAATTGAAAACTGCTTTCATCACTGAAGGTTCATAATGCAAAAAATGATGTTTGAAATCTCAAATTCTATTCCCCTAGTCGGCTGTATCGCATTCGGCTTAATTGACAGAGGAACAAACCTAATACAAATCCGCCCAGTTTCCACCTGCCCACTTTCATGCGTGTTCTGCTCAACCGATGCTGGTCCTAAATCTCGAATACGCCAGACAGAGTACGTAGTACCCATGGATTATTTAATTGAAGAATTCGAGAAGCTGGTCGCCTTTAAAGGCGAAAAGCACATTGAAGCGCATATTGATACTGTCGGAGACCCAATAACTTATCCGAAAATTGCAGAGCTTGTTTTCTGTTTAAGTCAAGTTAAAGGCGTAGAAACAGTTTCTATGCAAACGCATGGCTCAACATTGGACCTGAACCTTTTGAATAAACTTTGCGATGCTGGCTTGACACGGATAAACCTTTCGTTGGACGCTGCAGAGCCAGCGCTGGCTAAAAAATTGGCTAATACCGAATGGTATGATGTTGAAAAGATTACGCAATTAATGAATCATATTGTGTCAAATACAAAAACCAACTTACTTGTCGCTCCAGTATGGGTTCCAGAAATGAATGATAAAGAAATTCCGAAAATAATATCTTTAGCGACGAAGCTGGGTGCTGGAAAAGTTTTTCCTCCTTTAGGCATCCAAAAATATGAAGTTCACAAGCACGGAAGAAAAGCTGAAGGAGTTAAACCTATTCCGTGGAGAAAATTTTATGAACAATTAAGAATGTGGGAAAAAGAGTTTAAAGTTAAACTTGTGCTAAACGCGAAAGATTTTGGGATTCACAAGAAACCCATGCTTTCAATTCCTTACAGGAA from the Candidatus Bathyarchaeota archaeon A05DMB-5 genome contains:
- a CDS encoding deoxyhypusine synthase; translation: MKKLIRRRDFLLEPVKHIKINGKLTIDQLIRQFQNSGSFGAGRLSTACDIYERMLRDKECTVFLALAGAVVPAGMRSLVADLIHERLVDVVVSTGANMVHDAIEALGGHHYKGHWNVDDNMLYKYHIYRIYDVFVPEEDFVKLDYKLVEIYDEIAAENDREGLSSNEFAWELGKRLNDPNSILRAAYEAKVPIFLPAVRDAEFGFIYWLHSSRKNNPKKLVVNAFKDVPEICNICKSSPKNGMIVIGGGVPRNTVQSAALASKKGMDYAVIITMDRPETGGLSGSTLEETVSWGKVKEKADKVMVIGDAMIVFPIMVASVLERLGEDFKRVPYLKRRSVGVGGS
- a CDS encoding radical SAM protein; the protein is MMFEISNSIPLVGCIAFGLIDRGTNLIQIRPVSTCPLSCVFCSTDAGPKSRIRQTEYVVPMDYLIEEFEKLVAFKGEKHIEAHIDTVGDPITYPKIAELVFCLSQVKGVETVSMQTHGSTLDLNLLNKLCDAGLTRINLSLDAAEPALAKKLANTEWYDVEKITQLMNHIVSNTKTNLLVAPVWVPEMNDKEIPKIISLATKLGAGKVFPPLGIQKYEVHKHGRKAEGVKPIPWRKFYEQLRMWEKEFKVKLVLNAKDFGIHKKPMLSIPYRKFETLKVEVVGPGWLKREKLAVTPRRDRCLTLINAEEIPLGARLKARIVANKHNILIAEPI